In Halorussus lipolyticus, a genomic segment contains:
- a CDS encoding transcriptional regulator, whose amino-acid sequence MTTLHITVGDRAQLREDILNFIQHAKEDELEESDERAVLQFGTYDEFVDSLTPLRLELIKAIANEQPESMREAARLVDRDVSDVHSDLKHSEVLGILELKEGGPGGAIQPVVPFDKIEMHIHYPLLEDEDTESTPASAD is encoded by the coding sequence ATGACTACACTTCACATCACCGTCGGCGACCGAGCACAGCTCCGTGAGGACATCCTCAACTTCATCCAGCATGCCAAAGAAGACGAGTTAGAAGAGAGTGATGAGCGTGCCGTCCTCCAGTTCGGCACCTACGATGAATTCGTTGACAGCCTCACGCCACTTCGCCTTGAACTCATCAAAGCGATTGCGAACGAACAACCCGAGAGCATGCGTGAGGCCGCCCGCCTCGTCGATCGGGATGTGTCCGATGTTCATTCAGACTTGAAGCACTCGGAGGTACTCGGAATTCTCGAACTCAAAGAGGGCGGCCCTGGTGGCGCAATCCAGCCAGTTGTGCCCTTCGACAAAATCGAGATGCACATCCACTACCCCCTCCTTGAGGACGAGGACACAGAGAGTACACCTGCGAGCGCAGACTAA
- a CDS encoding DUF7437 domain-containing protein, with amino-acid sequence MDFELVDMTHLPQRNRVLPDGGIDIRDPPPTDVLNEETLTPEALARNAPGLETVVELLNQPALARVYVYVCYWGPVTPPEVMDDLDLSKSTTYEYVDRLVDLGLVDRDEATRPQQLTAEPLVLVEQQLPIIITPTVLHAFALQEVDEDVEYFVDRHGIGKLVAALRGAGLHFAGKTTQRMVASDIDVRDADAMLIVYALVPALAVGRDHDPYFEYLFPDVHDQMDLPDPKETETMPADPANEE; translated from the coding sequence ATGGACTTTGAACTAGTAGATATGACTCACCTACCACAGCGAAACCGCGTTCTTCCAGACGGAGGAATCGACATCCGTGACCCACCACCAACCGACGTGTTGAATGAGGAGACGCTGACACCGGAAGCGCTTGCCAGAAATGCCCCTGGATTAGAGACAGTTGTCGAGCTTCTCAATCAGCCAGCACTCGCTCGTGTGTACGTGTACGTCTGCTATTGGGGGCCAGTCACGCCACCAGAGGTCATGGATGATCTCGACCTCTCGAAATCAACCACCTACGAATACGTCGATCGGCTGGTTGACCTCGGGCTTGTCGACCGTGATGAGGCGACTCGGCCTCAGCAGTTGACTGCCGAGCCGCTCGTCCTTGTTGAGCAACAGCTCCCAATTATCATCACGCCGACTGTGCTCCACGCCTTTGCGCTCCAGGAGGTCGACGAAGACGTTGAGTACTTTGTTGACCGGCATGGCATCGGCAAGCTCGTCGCGGCACTTCGTGGCGCAGGACTTCACTTCGCAGGGAAGACCACCCAACGGATGGTCGCGAGCGATATCGACGTGCGGGACGCCGACGCGATGCTGATCGTGTACGCGCTGGTGCCCGCGCTCGCTGTCGGACGTGACCACGACCCCTACTTCGAGTATCTCTTCCCTGATGTCCACGACCAGATGGACCTTCCCGACCCCAAAGAGACGGAGACGATGCCAGCGGACCCCGCGAATGAGGAGTGA
- a CDS encoding helicase HerA domain-containing protein, giving the protein MKREYLRVTPTSEELPASKVSTVLASLHKLTTDEASGLLERVNPLKSAQPLRFEFLAISEGRDAPVEFYYGADDHLDILERRLRSIYPSTFDINPAEIDPATKLIPPTEYEREEFRESLDSGQLLYEFSEDEQVESDSDTSTEPDSNTVDTSAELSESTEVGIDSDADTVVETETGLFQTDAQETGSEGFLPTSVRKPTLTTDGTILARQAIDYLQPIGVRWCGVATRKDDWMTTLTHDTDSESTTSDSASESTGTPLAALIDELSSSEHPIGFQALFQRRPSWVSDAELRQEDLKDGRDTWSQRWIGPLLEGESIDTEDRELGEIVEDRIKRISEKDPKRTFTVNLRAVTVLTSEDATAKLESKMESLAPVFDPLDGKFYEVEGQRFRHAGWRQKTKTKNARKALKRILNRELLTDSGKTRPDLVLNADELANFILVPSSEQLSVEGVRGTRAEQRSRNPLPRPHPDLMREFRDGMAIGYALDEDGEPEDIPVHIPSSLLPVHYGIYGTTGSGKSILASNSSLSLYENTSGPTILIDRKGDGMATNYMRAHARRFGMTDLEENVIHFDIPNTLPGFSFFNLTSSLANGRRRVDAVQRKADHYEEILKLAMGEDKYDRVTVSNNLMKTLIKALFDEEHGRENGVYRESVDYFAHRQLENAVDQLQNAGPPNPDFEQAPQSSDEEDTRMIRRQLDLDERAFKNVVGGVGNRLAYISQNSHLRRVFNNTENRFDFRDILDEDTVIIFDLGDLRDDGAHLMTGLILSNLQDALKERKQNVGQYPDDYVVNLFIDEAASLVVSDIMNDLLEKGRSFRLSVGLAMQFPEQIESAGGRRMYLNVLNNIGSSLVGNVNVDRELARAMAHEEMDPDDFANRIRSLPRGEWIANLPSPTFGKTGPYPFSLKPLPIPAGHPESDHPLTPREEQQFTETLSAIHERVQEEYGVPETTGEPRTDTPAELHDILDISDDELDVAISKVVRSIQLREDVREENGLVAVETVDDELRYFFEDVDADAPSYEELAAIRQRSRFLETTVDIDTDEIVIRLTEAGEDVATPDTGSVQAAGGSDHDDALLEIEAELTALGFTVTILSQDGSEKPDARATHPDIEETFAIEVETTTPENPVKVLTNFQKAQKTAEIPLFIVRPGSSKTAWAERVEGILSPPVRHLQSGETQFYTHDSNLTFNGGATEDGGVTAVRPIAEETDTNRTVWVQEDDCIILRDETGTEHLRTSSIASVTKDRVPAIYSYDQTANEYLVHARGETSTYESKAAFEENWVPVKKPFVPEDELPHPTYGNDAYGIVILPMDGDPVFYRNGTTSSIQSLLDTSFTVGSPDSFKNGTQSGRSPVTTEPETPDEPTSDDFEVSATPLQDENWKEDPDAAIGRFAAECVREDEAESVTSAEVYTVYETWADTHDVDPDSKSWFGRRLGNHVTFERTTERKGGSQVRCYDGIALQQQEEEDE; this is encoded by the coding sequence ATGAAACGCGAATACCTTCGCGTCACACCAACCTCCGAGGAACTTCCAGCCAGCAAGGTCTCAACGGTCCTCGCCAGCCTTCACAAATTGACGACTGATGAGGCATCTGGCCTTCTTGAGAGAGTGAACCCACTCAAATCGGCACAGCCCCTTCGCTTCGAGTTTCTGGCGATTAGTGAAGGACGGGATGCTCCTGTCGAGTTCTACTACGGGGCGGACGATCATCTCGATATTCTCGAACGACGGCTTCGCTCTATCTATCCGTCGACGTTCGACATCAACCCGGCCGAGATCGACCCCGCGACAAAGCTCATTCCACCAACCGAATACGAACGCGAAGAGTTCAGGGAGAGCCTCGATAGCGGTCAATTGCTCTACGAGTTCTCCGAGGACGAGCAGGTCGAGAGTGACTCAGATACCTCCACCGAGCCTGATTCGAACACCGTAGATACCTCTGCGGAACTGTCAGAATCGACTGAAGTTGGCATCGATTCAGATGCCGATACCGTGGTCGAGACCGAGACAGGTCTCTTCCAAACCGACGCTCAAGAGACGGGCTCCGAGGGTTTTCTACCGACCTCGGTTCGGAAGCCAACACTCACGACGGATGGCACGATTCTGGCTCGCCAAGCGATTGACTACCTCCAACCGATAGGTGTGCGGTGGTGTGGTGTCGCCACTCGGAAAGACGACTGGATGACGACGCTTACCCACGATACTGACTCAGAGTCCACGACATCCGACTCGGCGAGTGAGTCGACAGGAACACCACTAGCGGCGCTCATCGACGAGCTAAGTAGCTCCGAGCATCCGATTGGATTCCAAGCGCTCTTCCAGCGCCGACCGAGTTGGGTTTCGGACGCAGAGCTTCGACAAGAGGACCTGAAAGACGGTCGGGATACATGGAGTCAGCGATGGATCGGACCACTACTCGAAGGTGAATCCATCGATACTGAAGACCGAGAATTAGGTGAGATTGTGGAGGACCGCATTAAGCGGATCTCCGAGAAGGACCCAAAGCGAACGTTCACGGTCAACCTACGAGCAGTTACAGTCCTAACGAGCGAGGATGCCACGGCGAAACTAGAGTCGAAGATGGAGTCGCTCGCCCCAGTCTTCGACCCGCTTGATGGGAAATTCTACGAGGTTGAAGGCCAGCGATTCCGTCACGCTGGCTGGCGACAGAAGACCAAAACGAAGAACGCTCGCAAGGCCCTCAAACGCATTCTCAACCGAGAACTCCTGACGGATAGCGGAAAGACCCGGCCCGACCTCGTGTTGAATGCAGACGAACTCGCGAACTTCATTCTCGTCCCATCGAGTGAACAACTCAGCGTCGAAGGGGTCCGGGGAACACGGGCGGAACAACGGAGTCGCAACCCACTCCCACGTCCACACCCGGACTTGATGCGTGAGTTCCGTGATGGAATGGCAATCGGCTACGCGCTCGACGAAGACGGTGAACCCGAAGATATCCCCGTACACATCCCGTCGAGTTTGTTGCCAGTCCACTACGGCATATACGGAACGACAGGGTCAGGAAAGTCAATTTTAGCGAGTAACAGTTCTCTCTCGCTATACGAGAATACGAGCGGGCCAACCATTCTTATCGACCGGAAAGGAGACGGGATGGCCACGAACTACATGCGTGCCCATGCCCGCCGGTTCGGAATGACCGACCTCGAAGAGAACGTGATTCACTTCGATATCCCGAATACACTTCCCGGCTTCTCGTTTTTCAACCTCACCTCTTCGCTAGCAAACGGCCGACGGCGTGTCGATGCTGTCCAACGCAAGGCCGACCACTACGAAGAGATTCTGAAGCTCGCAATGGGCGAAGACAAATATGACCGAGTCACCGTGTCGAATAACCTGATGAAGACTCTTATCAAGGCGCTCTTTGACGAGGAACACGGCCGTGAGAACGGTGTTTACCGAGAGTCAGTCGACTATTTCGCCCACCGGCAACTAGAAAACGCCGTTGACCAACTTCAGAATGCAGGGCCACCGAACCCCGACTTTGAGCAGGCTCCCCAGTCGAGCGATGAGGAAGATACCCGGATGATTCGACGGCAACTCGACCTTGATGAGCGTGCGTTCAAGAACGTGGTGGGTGGTGTCGGGAATCGTCTTGCGTATATTTCGCAGAATAGCCATCTGCGCCGGGTGTTCAATAACACCGAGAATCGATTCGACTTTCGGGATATCCTTGACGAGGATACGGTCATCATATTCGACCTTGGCGATTTGCGCGACGACGGTGCGCACTTGATGACTGGCCTGATACTGAGCAATCTCCAAGATGCGCTCAAAGAACGCAAGCAGAACGTTGGCCAGTATCCGGACGACTACGTAGTCAACCTATTCATCGACGAGGCGGCATCACTCGTGGTCTCCGACATCATGAATGACCTGCTAGAAAAAGGACGGAGTTTTCGGCTTTCGGTTGGGTTGGCGATGCAGTTTCCCGAACAAATCGAATCAGCAGGCGGTCGGCGGATGTACTTGAACGTCCTCAACAACATCGGGAGTTCGCTCGTCGGGAACGTCAACGTCGACCGAGAGTTAGCCCGAGCGATGGCTCACGAGGAGATGGACCCGGACGATTTCGCCAACCGGATTCGGTCGCTCCCTCGTGGTGAATGGATCGCCAACTTGCCAAGTCCGACATTCGGGAAGACCGGTCCGTATCCGTTCAGTCTCAAACCCCTCCCGATTCCAGCAGGCCACCCCGAGAGTGACCACCCGCTCACACCACGAGAAGAACAACAGTTCACCGAGACGCTGTCGGCGATACACGAACGCGTTCAAGAGGAATACGGGGTTCCCGAAACGACTGGTGAGCCACGCACAGACACACCTGCGGAACTGCATGACATCCTCGATATAAGCGACGACGAGTTGGATGTTGCTATCTCGAAGGTCGTGCGGAGTATCCAACTTCGAGAGGACGTTCGGGAGGAAAATGGATTGGTTGCAGTCGAAACAGTCGATGATGAGCTCCGGTATTTCTTCGAAGATGTCGACGCAGACGCACCGTCGTACGAGGAGCTAGCGGCAATTCGCCAGCGCTCGCGGTTCCTTGAGACAACCGTCGATATCGATACCGACGAGATTGTCATCCGACTCACCGAGGCGGGTGAAGACGTAGCGACCCCGGATACTGGAAGCGTCCAAGCCGCCGGAGGAAGTGACCACGACGATGCACTCCTCGAAATCGAAGCGGAATTGACGGCGCTCGGGTTCACCGTCACGATACTCTCTCAAGACGGAAGTGAGAAACCCGACGCACGAGCGACCCACCCGGACATCGAGGAGACGTTCGCAATCGAGGTCGAGACGACAACACCAGAGAACCCCGTAAAGGTGCTGACGAATTTCCAGAAAGCCCAGAAGACAGCGGAAATACCGCTGTTCATCGTTCGTCCCGGTTCGTCGAAAACGGCCTGGGCCGAACGAGTTGAAGGAATTCTCTCTCCACCAGTCAGACACCTCCAGAGTGGTGAAACACAATTCTACACGCACGACTCTAACCTCACGTTCAACGGTGGTGCGACCGAAGACGGCGGAGTTACCGCCGTCCGTCCTATCGCAGAAGAAACTGATACAAACCGTACCGTTTGGGTGCAGGAGGATGATTGCATCATCCTCCGGGACGAGACTGGAACGGAGCATCTTCGAACGTCATCGATTGCGTCCGTAACTAAGGACCGAGTGCCAGCGATATACAGCTACGACCAGACTGCAAACGAGTACCTCGTTCACGCTCGCGGCGAGACATCTACCTACGAGTCAAAAGCCGCATTTGAGGAGAACTGGGTTCCCGTCAAAAAGCCGTTCGTCCCCGAGGATGAGCTTCCACACCCAACCTACGGGAATGATGCGTATGGAATCGTTATCCTCCCGATGGATGGTGACCCGGTGTTCTACAGAAACGGTACAACGAGTTCAATCCAATCCCTGCTCGACACATCGTTTACCGTTGGCTCTCCAGACTCATTTAAGAATGGAACCCAGTCTGGTCGGAGTCCAGTGACTACAGAACCGGAGACACCGGATGAACCTACTTCTGACGACTTTGAGGTGTCTGCAACTCCTTTACAGGATGAGAACTGGAAGGAAGATCCGGACGCCGCAATCGGGCGCTTTGCAGCCGAATGTGTCCGTGAGGACGAAGCCGAATCAGTCACCTCTGCAGAGGTGTACACGGTCTACGAAACGTGGGCTGACACCCATGATGTAGATCCGGACTCAAAGAGTTGGTTCGGTCGTCGTCTCGGCAATCACGTGACCTTCGAGCGAACAACTGAGCGGAAAGGTGGGTCACAAGTGCGGTGCTACGATGGCATCGCACTCCAACAACAGGAGGAAGAAGATGAATAG
- a CDS encoding VirB4 family type IV secretion system protein, with protein MRNVVLQAGGGTFSQLTEWLLNPTSPGGASVYLLLVVVLGVAGKLLWDRHTAADEPEVDFSDVLDEEMLEEGHAEGQLLDDMSESHKTVTAPAAIEWGTRAARVGEQWTTTLYMADYADYPSDGYLSDLFELTDVEFDLTAHITPKNQQRARNELQDIADDLQVDADLEQSVRSAYLQERANEAAATYKAVESGANVFDQGMFVTVRADDKEDLRDSVQKVKSALRDDPANLTPKTAICRQDLALQSAAPIGDNVFGRESIALGGAVGALLSSPHNATILEEDGVEFGIHKDNQSPVVIDPFARDNGYAMFTVGDTGSGKSFSSKQNFIRSIEQSKDRIGIILEPLNNWAGVSEALDAKRITVGGTLGLNPLEIRQTPEHVQRAMGEDASPFNEKLDDAMSFLTNFFALRGISLGDRRTTLELGLKRAYKRNDITDDISTHSNLSPTIREMMDVFEDMVDDPEEFVVRSDEEAGKIREDATWLLDQLRPFEDDGRHANLGKSSEFDIRDEKVIYLDLAQQEGSVDSSTALTMQLLISLVYERAKETDKEVVFYIDEARYIMQDAASLAFLETVFRHHRHHDLSIRLVTQTVDEFFEHAQAEAILDQCAVKQFHRLDGMDEEWADEFGLNYAQMRYVQDAVPGNEDAGFSEALVGVDGEWRGIKVQAMDKEKQVIDFDPTEQTRESLPGADRDAVDPEVQAFREDLQQRASSNSSPGVETETDGGSEVDRPR; from the coding sequence ATGCGTAACGTCGTCCTGCAGGCGGGTGGCGGGACCTTCAGCCAGCTCACAGAGTGGCTTCTGAACCCAACGTCACCCGGAGGTGCGTCGGTTTATCTCCTACTGGTTGTGGTCCTCGGAGTCGCCGGTAAACTCCTCTGGGACCGGCACACCGCCGCCGACGAGCCAGAAGTTGACTTCTCGGATGTTCTTGACGAGGAGATGCTTGAGGAGGGCCACGCAGAGGGCCAACTCCTTGACGATATGTCCGAGTCACACAAGACGGTAACTGCGCCAGCAGCCATCGAGTGGGGGACACGCGCCGCACGCGTTGGCGAGCAGTGGACGACGACACTATACATGGCCGACTACGCCGATTACCCGAGCGACGGCTATCTGAGCGACCTCTTCGAGTTGACTGACGTTGAGTTCGATCTCACAGCGCACATCACCCCGAAGAACCAGCAACGAGCGCGGAACGAACTACAGGATATCGCTGATGACCTCCAAGTCGACGCCGACCTCGAACAGAGCGTCCGTAGTGCGTATCTACAGGAACGAGCAAACGAAGCCGCTGCGACCTACAAAGCCGTCGAGAGCGGAGCGAACGTCTTCGACCAGGGAATGTTCGTCACGGTTCGCGCCGACGACAAGGAGGACCTCCGGGATTCGGTCCAGAAGGTCAAGAGTGCTCTCCGTGACGACCCGGCGAATCTCACGCCGAAGACCGCGATTTGTCGGCAGGACCTCGCGCTGCAGTCGGCAGCCCCCATCGGAGACAACGTATTCGGGCGAGAATCTATCGCCCTTGGTGGAGCCGTTGGCGCCCTGCTCTCGTCGCCGCATAATGCGACCATCCTCGAGGAGGACGGAGTCGAGTTCGGGATTCACAAGGACAACCAGAGCCCCGTCGTCATCGACCCGTTCGCCCGTGACAACGGGTACGCGATGTTCACCGTCGGCGACACCGGCTCGGGGAAGTCGTTCAGTTCCAAACAGAACTTCATCCGTTCCATCGAACAGAGCAAGGACCGCATCGGCATCATTCTCGAACCGCTCAACAACTGGGCAGGCGTCTCCGAAGCCCTCGATGCGAAACGCATCACCGTCGGTGGGACACTCGGCCTGAATCCCCTAGAGATTCGCCAGACACCCGAGCACGTTCAGCGAGCGATGGGTGAGGACGCGAGTCCGTTCAACGAGAAGCTCGACGACGCGATGAGCTTCCTGACGAACTTCTTCGCACTACGCGGTATCTCGCTCGGTGACCGTCGGACAACGCTCGAACTCGGCCTGAAGCGCGCCTACAAGCGCAACGACATCACCGACGATATCTCGACGCACAGCAACCTCAGCCCGACCATCCGGGAGATGATGGACGTCTTCGAGGACATGGTTGACGACCCCGAGGAGTTCGTCGTCCGGTCTGACGAAGAGGCTGGAAAGATCCGCGAGGACGCGACGTGGCTGTTGGACCAGCTTCGCCCCTTCGAGGACGATGGTCGCCACGCCAACCTCGGGAAATCCTCGGAGTTCGACATCCGCGACGAGAAGGTCATTTACCTTGACCTTGCCCAGCAGGAAGGCAGCGTCGACAGTAGCACGGCGCTGACGATGCAGTTGCTCATCTCGCTCGTGTACGAACGAGCGAAAGAGACGGACAAGGAAGTCGTGTTCTACATCGACGAGGCGCGGTACATCATGCAGGACGCCGCAAGTCTGGCGTTCCTCGAAACGGTGTTCCGGCACCACCGTCATCACGACCTCTCGATTCGACTGGTTACCCAGACTGTCGACGAGTTCTTCGAACACGCCCAAGCTGAAGCCATCCTCGATCAGTGTGCCGTCAAGCAGTTCCATCGGTTGGACGGGATGGACGAGGAGTGGGCCGACGAGTTCGGCTTGAATTACGCACAGATGCGCTACGTGCAGGATGCGGTTCCGGGTAACGAGGATGCTGGGTTCTCTGAGGCGCTCGTCGGCGTTGACGGTGAATGGCGCGGCATCAAGGTCCAAGCAATGGACAAAGAAAAACAGGTTATCGATTTCGACCCGACCGAACAGACACGAGAATCACTTCCCGGTGCGGACCGAGATGCAGTCGATCCGGAGGTTCAAGCGTTCCGTGAGGACCTCCAACAGCGGGCTTCGAGTAATTCGAGCCCGGGTGTCGAGACAGAAACGGACGGCGGGTCGGAGGTGGACCGACCGCGATGA